From the genome of bacterium, one region includes:
- a CDS encoding AAA family ATPase has product MHFQQQCIGFTGQLAAGKGEALRILCGEFGFKSFSLSDRVREVARARGLCEVTREMLQDVGDSLRRDFGGEILAKLTAGMAFTENLHRVAIDSIRNPAEVAFLRAHPNFRLVAVVAPQEERGRRLIARARPSDPKTYEEFLERDARDLGVGQGELGQQVGKCIEMANFILFNSGTLEQFEKNIHNMADLILSNQL; this is encoded by the coding sequence ATGCACTTTCAGCAACAATGCATCGGATTTACGGGACAGCTTGCGGCCGGAAAAGGAGAGGCGCTGCGGATCTTATGCGGCGAGTTCGGCTTCAAATCCTTCTCGCTCTCCGATCGCGTTCGGGAGGTGGCAAGGGCGCGGGGGCTTTGCGAGGTGACCCGCGAGATGCTCCAGGATGTGGGAGACAGCCTGCGCCGGGATTTTGGCGGAGAGATTCTTGCGAAACTTACTGCCGGTATGGCGTTCACCGAAAATCTTCATCGTGTTGCCATCGACAGCATCCGGAATCCTGCAGAAGTCGCGTTTCTTCGCGCTCATCCAAATTTTCGGCTTGTTGCCGTTGTTGCCCCGCAAGAAGAGCGCGGCAGGCGGCTTATCGCTCGTGCCCGCCCCAGCGACCCCAAAACCTATGAGGAATTTTTGGAGCGCGACGCAAGGGATTTGGGCGTTGGACAGGGGGAGCTTGGCCAGCAGGTAGGCAAATGTATCGAGATGGCCAATTTCATCCTATTCAATTCCGGAACTCTCGAGCAATTTGAAAAAAACATACACAATATGGCAGATCTCATACTCTCCAACCAGCTGTAA